One genomic window of Thalassolituus hydrocarboniclasticus includes the following:
- a CDS encoding DUF2069 domain-containing protein: MKTLNAYRIMLASYLAVLLVLLYGTLSNAPAGSEGTANYAVGVLWWLIKVLPFLLFIPGLIKRSHKAAAWLSYMSILSFAVLVGLGSFTAASLCIVLFLSSMLYTRWAKADAAAVNQTAANTHQ; encoded by the coding sequence ATGAAAACCCTGAATGCATACCGCATCATGCTGGCCAGCTATCTGGCGGTTCTGCTGGTGTTACTGTACGGCACACTGAGCAACGCTCCGGCTGGCAGTGAAGGCACTGCCAATTACGCCGTTGGCGTACTCTGGTGGCTGATTAAAGTGCTGCCTTTCCTGCTGTTTATTCCCGGCCTGATCAAGCGCTCACACAAAGCCGCGGCCTGGCTGTCCTATATGTCGATTCTGAGCTTTGCCGTGTTGGTTGGCCTTGGCTCATTCACGGCCGCCAGCCTGTGCATCGTACTGTTCCTCAGCAGCATGCTGTACACCCGCTGGGCCAAGGCCGATGCTGCAGCTGTCAACCAAACGGCTGCGAACACCCACCAATAA
- a CDS encoding fatty acid cis/trans isomerase yields MAILLQHLSVNIRRLLNPTLLTLLIAGCATVGVSMNADDLFGKTVITDRRAEANSSQAHHYRDTIQPILENRCVVCHGCYDAPCQLKLSSPEGIMRGASKTLVYDGTRILASEPSRLGIDAQTTEQWRNKGFFPVLNERSQTADINLQNSVFFQMLALKANNPLPEGKILDDDDFALGLNRNQQCPTQEEFTDFAQEHPLWGMPYALPALSHDEYSKLTQWMKSGAALAADLPLPEAIQAEIDHWEAFLNQDNLKQRLTSRYIYEHLFLASLYFSPEPLFRNQQPAKRPEYFFRLVRSATPPGLPISPVATRRPYDDPQVKRVYYRLMRDSSSVVAKTHMPYRLNNERMDWIKALFIEPEYDVDYLPDYKPETAANPFIAFAQLPVNARYRFMLEEAEFIITGFIKGPVCRGQVALNVIDDHFWVFFVEPEIQNDPDYSQFLTEQSDHLRLPGEAESNSGIITDWIRYSSLHNEYLDAKNAALVKKFPDGQPVNLDLIWRGNDSISNSHRDGIRNPNAALTIFRHFDSSTVVKGMVGQHPKTAWVINYSLLERIHYLLVAEFDVYGNIGHQLMTRLYMDFLRMEGEFNFLTLLPQEERVRLADYWYRDASDRVKKHLVNYEEHVLNDPAIAYHSQNPQAELYEKLRQHLQPVLEDKYDLARRITPQDLNILSRINRVQGEPATLMPEISLLLVENMQGDSKVYTLIRNSGHSNLTGLLYEEENRLPQEDYLTLVPGIIGAYPSAYYRVSSFRLNDFVSAVTALKDEDDYEKLADRFAVRRTDPQFWTHSDQIHQWFLHNDPLNAGLLDYNRLENR; encoded by the coding sequence ATGGCTATCCTGTTGCAACATCTTTCTGTAAACATTCGTCGCTTACTCAACCCGACCCTGCTGACACTTTTGATTGCTGGCTGCGCAACCGTTGGCGTAAGTATGAATGCCGATGATCTTTTCGGTAAAACCGTTATTACCGACCGCAGAGCAGAGGCCAACAGCAGCCAGGCGCACCATTACCGTGACACGATCCAGCCGATTCTCGAAAACCGCTGTGTCGTATGCCACGGCTGCTACGATGCACCCTGCCAGCTGAAATTATCGTCTCCCGAGGGCATTATGCGTGGTGCCAGTAAAACCCTGGTCTACGACGGCACCCGCATTCTTGCCAGCGAACCCAGTCGCCTTGGTATCGATGCTCAGACCACCGAGCAGTGGCGTAATAAAGGCTTTTTTCCGGTTCTGAACGAACGCTCACAAACGGCTGACATTAATCTGCAAAACAGCGTGTTCTTCCAGATGCTGGCACTGAAGGCAAACAACCCGCTGCCTGAAGGAAAAATTCTCGACGATGATGATTTTGCCCTGGGACTGAACCGTAACCAGCAATGCCCGACTCAGGAAGAATTTACCGATTTCGCGCAAGAGCACCCGCTCTGGGGCATGCCTTATGCACTCCCCGCCCTCAGTCATGATGAATATTCCAAACTTACCCAGTGGATGAAAAGCGGCGCGGCACTGGCTGCTGATCTGCCATTACCTGAAGCAATTCAGGCAGAAATCGATCACTGGGAAGCCTTCCTTAATCAGGATAATTTAAAACAGCGTTTAACCAGCCGTTATATTTACGAGCACTTATTTCTCGCCAGCCTGTATTTTTCACCGGAACCATTATTCCGTAACCAGCAACCGGCCAAACGACCTGAATATTTTTTCAGACTGGTTCGCTCTGCCACACCTCCGGGCCTGCCTATCAGTCCGGTAGCAACACGCAGGCCATATGATGATCCTCAGGTTAAGCGGGTTTATTACCGCCTTATGCGTGACAGCAGCAGCGTTGTTGCCAAAACCCATATGCCCTATCGCCTGAATAACGAGCGCATGGATTGGATTAAAGCCCTGTTTATTGAGCCTGAATACGACGTTGATTATCTGCCCGATTATAAACCGGAAACCGCAGCCAATCCGTTTATCGCCTTCGCACAGCTTCCGGTAAATGCCCGCTACCGCTTTATGCTGGAAGAAGCGGAATTTATTATCACCGGCTTTATTAAAGGCCCGGTATGCCGTGGCCAGGTGGCGCTGAACGTTATCGACGATCACTTTTGGGTCTTTTTTGTCGAGCCTGAAATCCAGAATGATCCTGATTACAGCCAGTTTTTAACCGAGCAAAGCGACCACCTGCGCTTACCCGGCGAAGCAGAAAGCAATTCCGGAATCATTACCGACTGGATACGCTATTCCAGCCTGCACAACGAATATCTGGATGCGAAAAATGCTGCTCTTGTTAAAAAATTTCCCGATGGCCAGCCGGTTAATCTGGATCTGATCTGGCGGGGTAATGACAGCATCAGTAATAGCCATCGCGACGGTATCCGCAATCCCAATGCTGCACTGACCATTTTCCGCCACTTTGACAGCTCTACCGTGGTTAAAGGCATGGTTGGCCAGCACCCGAAAACCGCCTGGGTCATTAACTATTCGTTACTCGAGCGTATTCATTACTTACTGGTCGCTGAGTTTGATGTTTACGGCAATATCGGACATCAGCTGATGACCCGCCTGTATATGGACTTCCTGCGGATGGAAGGTGAATTTAATTTTCTTACCCTGCTGCCACAGGAAGAAAGAGTACGACTGGCCGATTACTGGTATCGCGATGCTTCCGACAGAGTAAAAAAACATCTGGTCAACTACGAGGAGCATGTTCTTAATGACCCGGCGATCGCCTATCACAGCCAGAATCCGCAGGCTGAATTGTACGAAAAACTACGTCAGCACCTGCAGCCGGTACTGGAAGATAAATACGATCTTGCACGCCGGATTACCCCACAGGATCTGAATATTCTCAGCCGGATTAACCGGGTACAGGGAGAGCCGGCAACATTGATGCCGGAAATATCCTTATTACTGGTTGAAAATATGCAGGGAGACAGCAAGGTCTACACACTGATACGCAACAGCGGTCACAGCAACCTGACCGGGCTGCTCTACGAAGAAGAAAACCGTCTGCCACAAGAAGATTATCTGACGCTGGTGCCCGGTATTATCGGTGCCTACCCTTCAGCATATTATCGTGTGTCATCGTTCCGCCTGAATGATTTTGTCAGCGCAGTCACCGCACTGAAAGATGAAGACGATTATGAAAAGCTGGCAGACCGTTTCGCCGTACGCCGTACTGATCCGCAATTCTGGACGCACAGTGATCAGATACATCAGTGGTTTTTGCATAATGACCCGCTGAATGCCGGTCTGCTGGATTATAACCGTCTGGAAAACCGCTGA
- the arsC gene encoding arsenate reductase (glutaredoxin) (This arsenate reductase requires both glutathione and glutaredoxin to convert arsenate to arsenite, after which the efflux transporter formed by ArsA and ArsB can extrude the arsenite from the cell, providing resistance.) — MSEIQIYHNPRCSKSRETLALLQEQGIEPEVIEYLKNVPSAAELKSVLSKLGIGARDLLRTKEAEYKEAGLDNLQLSDDDIIAAMCAHPKLIERPIVIKGSQARIGRPPQQVLEIL; from the coding sequence ATGAGCGAAATACAGATCTACCACAATCCTCGCTGTTCCAAATCCCGCGAAACCCTGGCCCTGCTGCAGGAACAGGGCATTGAACCCGAGGTGATCGAATATCTGAAGAATGTGCCCTCTGCCGCCGAACTGAAAAGCGTACTGAGCAAACTGGGCATCGGCGCCCGTGATCTGCTGCGCACAAAAGAAGCCGAATACAAAGAAGCCGGCCTCGACAATCTGCAGCTGAGCGATGATGACATCATTGCCGCCATGTGCGCGCACCCGAAACTGATTGAACGCCCGATTGTGATCAAAGGATCACAGGCGCGTATCGGCCGTCCGCCACAACAGGTTCTGGAGATTCTGTAA
- a CDS encoding YtoQ family protein translates to MKLTVYLSGEIHTDWRADIARGVADAGLDVELTGPNTNHGASDDCGDQILGAEEKAFWKDHKAAKINALRTRKLIADADIVVVRFGDQYKQWNAAFDAGYAAALGKSLIVQHDPALTHPLKEVDAAAMAVCETPLQVVEILRYINRDN, encoded by the coding sequence ATGAAACTGACCGTGTATTTATCCGGCGAAATTCATACGGACTGGCGCGCTGACATTGCCCGCGGTGTTGCTGATGCCGGGCTGGACGTTGAACTGACCGGGCCAAATACCAACCATGGCGCCAGCGACGACTGTGGCGACCAGATTCTGGGCGCCGAAGAGAAAGCTTTCTGGAAAGATCACAAAGCCGCCAAGATCAATGCACTGCGTACCCGCAAGCTGATTGCCGATGCCGATATTGTGGTGGTGCGTTTTGGTGATCAGTACAAGCAGTGGAATGCGGCCTTTGATGCAGGCTACGCCGCGGCGCTGGGTAAGTCGCTGATTGTGCAACACGATCCGGCCCTGACTCATCCGCTGAAAGAAGTAGACGCTGCGGCAATGGCAGTCTGTGAAACACCGCTGCAGGTGGTGGAGATTTTACGTTATATCAACCGCGACAACTGA
- the wrbA gene encoding NAD(P)H:quinone oxidoreductase, with translation MAQPYVLVLYYSRHGKTERMAQQMARGIEKVSGMEARLRTVPEVSADTDASLPAVPDSGAVYCSADDLKHCAGLLLGSPTRFGNMAAPLKFFLDGTSPLWLTGALINKPAGVFTSSSSLHGGQESTLLSMALPLLHHGMVFAGIPYSEAALLNTQSGGTPYGASHWAGADNNNELSQAESQLCQAQGQRIATLAKALAEAN, from the coding sequence ATGGCCCAGCCTTACGTTCTGGTGCTGTATTACAGCCGCCATGGCAAAACGGAGCGCATGGCGCAGCAGATGGCGCGCGGTATCGAAAAAGTCAGCGGTATGGAAGCCAGACTGCGCACCGTGCCGGAAGTGTCGGCCGATACCGATGCCAGCCTGCCGGCAGTGCCGGACAGCGGTGCCGTATACTGCAGCGCCGATGATCTGAAACACTGCGCCGGCCTGCTGCTTGGCAGCCCGACGCGCTTTGGCAATATGGCCGCACCGCTGAAGTTCTTTCTCGATGGCACCAGCCCGTTGTGGCTGACCGGCGCACTGATCAACAAACCAGCCGGGGTGTTTACCTCCAGCTCGTCACTGCACGGTGGCCAGGAAAGCACCCTGCTGAGTATGGCGCTGCCACTGCTGCACCACGGCATGGTATTCGCCGGCATTCCCTATAGCGAAGCCGCCCTGCTCAATACCCAGAGCGGCGGTACACCTTACGGTGCCAGCCACTGGGCCGGAGCCGATAACAATAACGAACTGAGTCAGGCCGAAAGCCAGCTCTGTCAGGCGCAGGGGCAACGTATTGCCACCCTGGCCAAAGCACTGGCGGAGGCCAATTGA
- a CDS encoding YihY family inner membrane protein yields MTVSGQEAAAILTPMRRFWRRLRLTGQILWQTLKRFEGEERRRDAAALTYTTLFALVPVITVTYAILSAIPELQSWGDQAHGELLAYVMPEGSETISAYLVQFSQQARKLTWVGVAFLFVTAFMLLRTIEMQFNRIWNVDKPRSGLQTFFRYWAVLSLGPLLFGAAFAASSLLAAMPLWQDAGALTGQIALPVRLLPWLLSSGAICALYMLVPNCRVPWRNALLAAVLVATVFEAGKFLFAKAVGLFPSYQLIYGAFAAVPLFLLWIYLAWMLLLLGAELSYSLSHVRSQKRRLPLLWQRLLLLQTLWQAQQSGQLPDEARLCRLARDLPAADVGRLLQEFQQQGWATQTQDQQWVWIADLNGLSLASFFRTLTLQQLQQPLPDNISGPAFGALQNWQQQWLEQRSTLLDMRLSELLPAATTAAEEVHGPA; encoded by the coding sequence ATGACAGTCAGCGGACAGGAAGCGGCAGCAATTCTTACCCCGATGCGGCGTTTCTGGCGGCGGTTACGCCTGACCGGCCAGATTTTATGGCAGACACTGAAGCGCTTCGAAGGCGAAGAGCGGCGCCGTGATGCTGCTGCGTTAACCTATACCACGCTGTTTGCACTGGTGCCGGTGATCACCGTGACCTACGCCATCCTCAGTGCTATTCCGGAACTGCAAAGCTGGGGCGATCAGGCCCACGGCGAGCTTCTGGCTTATGTTATGCCGGAGGGCAGCGAAACCATTTCGGCCTATTTAGTACAGTTCAGCCAGCAGGCGCGCAAGCTGACCTGGGTTGGTGTTGCCTTTCTGTTTGTAACGGCTTTTATGTTGTTGCGTACCATTGAGATGCAGTTCAACCGCATCTGGAATGTCGACAAGCCGCGTTCCGGTCTGCAGACCTTTTTCCGTTACTGGGCGGTACTCAGTCTTGGCCCGCTGTTGTTCGGGGCTGCCTTTGCTGCCAGCTCGCTGCTGGCGGCGATGCCTTTGTGGCAGGACGCCGGCGCGTTAACCGGCCAGATTGCCTTACCCGTCAGGCTGCTGCCCTGGCTTTTAAGCAGCGGTGCTATCTGTGCGCTGTATATGCTGGTGCCTAACTGCCGGGTGCCGTGGCGTAATGCCTTACTGGCGGCGGTACTGGTGGCTACGGTATTTGAAGCCGGTAAGTTTCTGTTTGCCAAGGCGGTGGGGTTATTTCCGTCATACCAGTTGATTTACGGCGCCTTTGCCGCGGTGCCGCTGTTTCTGCTGTGGATCTATCTGGCCTGGATGCTGTTATTGCTGGGCGCCGAACTGAGCTACAGCCTGAGCCATGTACGCAGCCAGAAACGCCGTTTGCCGTTATTGTGGCAGCGTCTGTTGTTATTGCAGACGCTGTGGCAGGCACAGCAATCCGGTCAGCTGCCGGATGAAGCACGCCTGTGCCGGCTGGCCCGTGATCTGCCGGCGGCCGATGTCGGGCGTCTGCTGCAGGAGTTTCAGCAGCAGGGCTGGGCGACTCAGACGCAGGATCAGCAATGGGTATGGATCGCCGATCTGAATGGTCTGAGTCTGGCGTCTTTTTTCCGTACACTGACTCTGCAGCAATTGCAGCAGCCGTTACCCGATAACATCAGTGGGCCGGCGTTCGGTGCTCTGCAAAACTGGCAGCAACAGTGGCTTGAACAGCGCAGCACCCTGCTCGATATGCGATTAAGCGAATTGTTGCCTGCTGCGACGACTGCTGCTGAGGAAGTGCACGGACCGGCCTGA
- a CDS encoding glutathione S-transferase family protein, with protein sequence MITLHHLNNSRSQRIIWLLEELGVDYDIKRYERDAKTSLAPASLKAIHPLGKSPVITDGDQTIAESGLIIEYLIRTYGKERFLPEEGSAAYWQYLYWLHYAEGSLMPLMVMSLIFNKIKTAPMPFFIKPIARGIADKVMQSYVGPNVLNNLRYIEQHLGSNPWFAGEQMTGADFQLIFPLEAALNRGSQSSDYPNITAWVQKVHALPAYQVALQKGGPYDYA encoded by the coding sequence ATGATCACTCTGCACCATCTGAATAATTCACGCTCGCAACGTATTATCTGGCTGCTTGAAGAGCTGGGCGTTGACTACGACATCAAACGTTATGAACGCGATGCCAAAACATCCCTGGCGCCCGCCAGTCTGAAAGCCATCCATCCGCTGGGTAAATCCCCGGTAATTACCGACGGCGATCAGACCATTGCCGAGTCCGGGCTGATTATCGAGTACTTAATCCGTACTTATGGCAAAGAACGTTTTTTGCCCGAAGAAGGCTCTGCGGCGTACTGGCAATACCTATACTGGCTGCACTATGCCGAAGGGTCATTAATGCCACTGATGGTGATGTCACTGATTTTTAATAAAATCAAAACCGCGCCAATGCCATTTTTCATCAAACCCATTGCCCGCGGCATCGCCGATAAAGTCATGCAAAGCTATGTCGGTCCTAATGTTCTGAATAATCTGCGATACATTGAGCAGCATCTGGGCAGCAACCCGTGGTTCGCAGGAGAGCAGATGACCGGTGCCGATTTTCAGTTGATATTCCCTCTGGAGGCCGCTCTTAACCGCGGTAGTCAGAGCAGCGATTACCCTAACATTACCGCCTGGGTGCAAAAGGTTCATGCCCTGCCGGCCTACCAGGTAGCCTTACAAAAAGGCGGGCCATACGACTACGCCTGA
- a CDS encoding diguanylate cyclase domain-containing protein, with protein sequence MLLIFSLALGSVIASILVGDAKHWREIDWLDVLGEGGSAIAVAIWMLLILGSRPAGRVTDLLMLGLGFIFLAMWQDNLDEFIRIPAEQWWDAWLESVAMPVGIALLTYGLFHWHSEQLSINRQLAKRERLFREHRFIDGLTQLGRADYLKEQLQQHLNSTRPMTLMMVDINEFGSFTRRFGHREGDRLVREIAELLLLNLRQSDLICRYAGDRFALLLPDTQGDAALQLAQEIELSVQHFAFKHSQNGETLYQRISIGLTECRSGDQPAQSIERVNQALLTAQRQHGCFLAA encoded by the coding sequence TTGCTGTTGATTTTTAGTCTGGCACTGGGGTCGGTTATTGCTTCAATTCTGGTCGGTGATGCCAAACACTGGCGTGAAATTGACTGGCTGGATGTTCTGGGGGAGGGCGGCAGTGCGATCGCGGTGGCGATCTGGATGCTGTTGATTCTGGGCAGCCGGCCGGCGGGCAGAGTGACAGATCTGCTGATGCTGGGGCTGGGGTTTATTTTTCTGGCGATGTGGCAGGATAATCTGGATGAATTTATCCGTATTCCTGCAGAGCAGTGGTGGGACGCCTGGCTGGAATCGGTTGCCATGCCTGTTGGTATTGCGTTGCTGACGTATGGTTTATTTCACTGGCACAGTGAGCAGCTGTCGATTAATCGTCAACTGGCGAAACGTGAGCGGTTATTCCGCGAACATCGTTTTATCGATGGTCTGACTCAGCTTGGGCGCGCCGATTATTTAAAAGAACAATTACAGCAGCATTTGAACAGTACCCGGCCGATGACGCTGATGATGGTTGATATTAACGAATTCGGCAGTTTTACCCGGCGTTTCGGTCATCGGGAAGGTGATCGCCTGGTGCGTGAAATTGCGGAGCTGCTGCTGCTGAATCTGCGTCAGAGCGATCTGATCTGCCGTTATGCCGGCGACCGTTTCGCATTGTTGTTACCCGATACTCAAGGTGATGCAGCATTACAGCTGGCGCAGGAGATTGAGCTTTCGGTACAGCATTTTGCGTTTAAACACAGCCAAAACGGAGAAACACTCTATCAGCGTATCAGTATTGGCCTGACTGAATGCCGTTCCGGTGATCAGCCTGCTCAGAGCATTGAACGTGTTAATCAGGCTCTGCTGACAGCGCAGCGTCAGCATGGCTGTTTTCTGGCAGCATGA
- a CDS encoding AraC family transcriptional regulator: MTMYCGRWYERDERIIAAHHQPALLIDLLLARDISSHKILRGSGLFYDDILTGSHYLSPAQLQQLIINGRKLLPEEDLSFRWGDSLWPGHYGVFSQLLANAPDLARALQALVDFRQFLSPLLVPRIYQDERYCYVQWLDACGLQDERRFMVETAMTGLTAMSRWLAQEALPWRYGFSYARPARDEQYQVYLGPDLHFSVGVDVMMIEKHWLEKVWPRGSSTAFQVALREAQLLIEGEPAMNGFNEAVYHYLTRQLRTPQSLPEVARAFAMSPATFKRKLQKHHCHFQQLQDQARLHVCLYLFHINGWTNEQVAHYLNFNDTTNFRRAFKRWSGLTPSDSKQLLLFAAG; the protein is encoded by the coding sequence ATGACGATGTATTGCGGTCGCTGGTATGAGCGTGACGAGCGGATTATTGCCGCTCATCATCAACCGGCTCTGCTGATTGATCTGTTGCTGGCACGTGATATTTCCAGCCATAAAATACTGCGCGGCAGTGGGCTTTTTTATGACGATATTCTGACCGGCAGTCATTATCTTTCACCCGCACAATTACAGCAGCTGATCATTAATGGACGGAAATTACTGCCTGAAGAAGATTTAAGTTTTCGCTGGGGTGACAGCTTATGGCCCGGACATTACGGTGTATTCAGTCAACTGCTGGCGAATGCACCGGATCTGGCAAGAGCACTGCAGGCGCTGGTGGACTTCCGGCAGTTTTTATCTCCGTTACTGGTTCCCCGTATTTATCAGGATGAGCGTTATTGTTATGTGCAGTGGCTGGACGCCTGTGGTTTGCAGGATGAACGGCGCTTTATGGTTGAAACAGCAATGACCGGCTTAACCGCCATGAGTCGCTGGCTGGCGCAGGAAGCTTTACCCTGGCGCTATGGTTTCAGCTATGCACGCCCGGCCAGAGACGAGCAGTATCAGGTGTATCTGGGGCCAGATCTGCACTTTTCGGTCGGTGTGGATGTCATGATGATTGAAAAGCACTGGCTGGAAAAAGTCTGGCCGCGTGGCTCATCAACGGCTTTTCAGGTGGCTTTGCGTGAAGCGCAATTGTTGATTGAAGGGGAGCCGGCCATGAATGGTTTTAATGAAGCGGTATATCATTATTTAACCCGGCAGTTGCGTACACCGCAGAGTTTGCCGGAGGTTGCCCGGGCTTTTGCCATGAGTCCGGCGACTTTTAAACGGAAACTGCAAAAGCATCACTGCCATTTTCAGCAGTTACAGGATCAGGCAAGGCTGCATGTCTGTCTGTATTTATTCCATATTAACGGCTGGACCAACGAACAGGTGGCGCATTATCTGAATTTTAATGACACCACCAATTTCCGTCGCGCCTTTAAGCGCTGGTCTGGCCTGACACCGAGTGACAGCAAACAACTGTTATTGTTTGCTGCGGGCTGA
- a CDS encoding methyl-accepting chemotaxis protein: MNVKHQLVLTIVASTLCAVILTAFIGSETSVTTAREGADQQVVQALISRRDLNKASIERYLATLESQLITLSSSPLIQQSAVLLKTAFFDYPLQYGEALDEQPLKNYYANDFNATFARLNDGQNAPQQQLYSQLGDNARYLQSAYISGNSHPLGAKAELIALNNGTEYDELHRTIHPYLYQFQQRFGYYDVFIADADSGHIIYSVFKELDFATSLRTGPYKDSGIADVFNKAMSLSAGEVAFSDFTTYMPSYNAPASFIATPIFTDGQRSGVLIFQMPVDKINGIMTNDNRWTEVGFGQSGESYLVGQDMTPRSQSRFLIEDKAGYLQALQQAGLSKTLLNEIDQRNSSIGLQPLETPSVKKALQGENGVQTINDYRDVPVLSAYTYIDFVGTRWALISEIDRDEAYAGVSQMAQTLIRNSVILVLVMAVIMSIVGIWLGNRVTAPIVNVIDRIRQVAERRELNASFSEKGAAEFVQLGQALNQLFRQLQSFFGEMQQTADILTHHSEQLKTSSNSTANQVMQQNEEVNSAATATTEVSASVGEVASHAELAAENMRNTRERVKESHEMSNTARTTIYQLQENMSQSIAGMEQLAQESEGIGAVLDVIQTIAEQTNLLALNAAIEAARAGEQGRGFAVVADEVRTLASRTAQSTEEIRNKIQSLQQCVSSAQHAMSTSQEGTNDSLEKVEGTARLMDEVSALIDQMEEMSAQIATAAEEQSSVTTEISRNITHVKDLSDGILDATAMIQNSSTDLDNITTTIRSQISEFKF; this comes from the coding sequence ATGAATGTAAAACATCAATTGGTACTGACGATTGTTGCCAGCACCCTCTGCGCCGTTATTCTGACAGCCTTCATTGGCAGTGAGACTTCCGTAACCACCGCCAGGGAAGGTGCTGACCAACAGGTTGTTCAGGCATTAATCAGCCGCCGTGACCTGAATAAAGCCAGCATCGAACGCTATCTGGCAACTCTTGAATCCCAGCTGATTACCTTAAGCAGCAGCCCACTGATCCAGCAATCTGCCGTGCTGCTGAAAACCGCGTTCTTCGATTACCCGCTGCAGTACGGCGAAGCACTCGATGAACAGCCGTTAAAAAACTACTACGCCAACGATTTCAACGCCACCTTTGCAAGACTGAACGACGGCCAGAATGCGCCGCAACAGCAGCTATATTCCCAGCTGGGTGATAATGCCCGTTATCTGCAAAGTGCCTATATCAGCGGCAACAGTCACCCGCTGGGCGCCAAAGCCGAACTGATCGCGCTCAACAATGGTACTGAATACGATGAGCTGCACCGCACTATTCATCCTTATCTGTACCAGTTTCAGCAGCGCTTTGGCTATTACGATGTTTTTATCGCCGATGCTGACAGCGGGCATATTATTTACTCGGTCTTTAAAGAGCTGGATTTCGCCACCTCGCTGCGCACCGGCCCCTATAAAGACAGCGGCATTGCTGACGTCTTCAATAAAGCTATGAGCCTGTCCGCAGGAGAAGTTGCCTTCAGTGATTTCACCACGTATATGCCGTCATATAACGCACCGGCATCTTTTATTGCCACTCCTATCTTTACCGACGGCCAGCGCAGCGGGGTACTGATCTTTCAGATGCCGGTCGATAAAATTAACGGCATTATGACCAATGACAACCGCTGGACCGAAGTGGGTTTTGGCCAATCCGGCGAAAGTTATCTGGTCGGTCAGGATATGACACCACGCAGCCAGAGCCGTTTTTTAATCGAAGATAAAGCCGGTTATCTGCAGGCTCTGCAGCAGGCCGGCTTATCCAAAACGCTGCTGAATGAAATTGACCAGCGTAATTCTTCCATTGGCCTGCAGCCACTGGAGACGCCATCGGTCAAAAAAGCGCTACAGGGTGAAAACGGTGTGCAGACCATCAACGACTATCGTGATGTTCCCGTACTCTCGGCCTATACCTATATCGACTTTGTCGGTACCCGCTGGGCGCTGATCAGCGAGATTGATCGCGATGAAGCCTATGCCGGTGTAAGCCAGATGGCGCAGACACTTATCCGTAACAGCGTCATATTGGTACTGGTGATGGCGGTAATCATGTCGATAGTCGGGATCTGGCTGGGTAACCGGGTCACCGCGCCGATTGTGAATGTAATAGACCGTATTCGTCAGGTTGCAGAACGGCGCGAACTGAACGCAAGCTTCAGCGAAAAAGGTGCTGCCGAATTCGTTCAGCTGGGCCAGGCGCTGAATCAGCTGTTCCGTCAGCTGCAATCATTTTTTGGTGAAATGCAGCAAACCGCCGATATCCTGACTCATCATTCAGAACAGCTGAAAACATCCAGTAACTCCACCGCCAACCAGGTGATGCAGCAGAATGAAGAAGTGAATTCTGCAGCAACCGCCACTACCGAAGTCAGCGCCTCTGTCGGTGAAGTGGCAAGCCACGCCGAACTGGCCGCGGAAAATATGCGCAATACCCGTGAGCGGGTAAAAGAAAGCCACGAAATGTCCAATACCGCACGCACCACCATCTATCAGTTACAGGAAAATATGAGCCAGTCTATTGCCGGTATGGAGCAGCTGGCACAGGAAAGCGAAGGTATCGGGGCGGTGCTGGATGTCATTCAGACCATCGCCGAGCAGACCAACCTGCTGGCGCTGAACGCAGCCATTGAAGCAGCACGGGCTGGTGAGCAGGGGCGTGGCTTTGCCGTGGTTGCCGATGAAGTGCGCACGCTGGCTTCCCGTACCGCTCAGAGTACAGAAGAAATCCGCAATAAAATTCAGTCACTGCAGCAATGCGTCAGCAGTGCCCAGCATGCCATGAGTACATCACAGGAAGGCACCAACGACAGTCTGGAAAAAGTGGAAGGTACCGCGCGCCTGATGGACGAAGTGTCCGCCCTGATTGATCAGATGGAAGAAATGAGCGCGCAGATTGCCACCGCCGCAGAAGAACAAAGCAGCGTAACCACCGAAATCAGCCGCAACATTACCCACGTTAAAGATCTGTCGGATGGTATTCTTGATGCCACCGCCATGATCCAGAACTCCAGTACCGATCTGGATAATATAACCACCACGATCCGCAGTCAGATCAGCGAATTTAAATTCTGA